The sequence below is a genomic window from Cucumis melo cultivar AY chromosome 5, USDA_Cmelo_AY_1.0, whole genome shotgun sequence.
CATGtgctttaatatttttcttaagatcaaaatataaaatttaaggGGTAATTAACTTTGATGAAGAACTTTaacttaaattaaatatctttcACTTTTGAGTCGATTGTCAttagatttttatttatttctttattgtAGGGTTCATATCGATAAGATGGTTAAGGAGTCGTTGTCATAAATTCTTTAGATATTTATGTATACATTAGTTGCAtgaatttgattttattttaagtCAACTTAAATATGCACATCGAAAATTTAGCCTAACGGTCAAGATATTTTTACTCTCTAAAGACGGTAATAGGTTGAATTGCTCACGATGCTTTATggtaatattttaattttgaagagGTAAAATAGGTACCGATTTTACGTTCTActtttataaatgaaaaacATGCTTTATTGGATATAAATTGACAATTCGACTTGTTCAAGCTTGAAGCTTAAATTGGAAATTGATTAATTATTGTAACGGCTAAATTACATCACCTAAACAAAAATACTGTTCTTTCTCTAAATTCTTATTCAAACGTTTCTTCaataagtaaaagaaaaaaaaatcgagaaaaaAACCACTAgaatgaataaaataaatttttttcctCCAATATTACATCAATTCTTACAAATTTCATCGCATCTATACAATCATgcattaatattataacaaaaactTAATAAAAGTTATAACATCTCaatcaaaaacaaaacaattgtTACTTTAAAATCTTAAATACCGATTCAACTTTCATACCGTTGACAAATGTTAGAATGTTTACGGATTagaaaatttttttaaaattagttcatAGGATAAGATTTTGATAATAGGGGGAGTGATTTTACATAACATAGGatataatagaaataaattttaaaaaaaatgtagaggAATTTGCAACCTTGAAtgtctctttctttctctctatctcaaaaaaaaaataacttttaaaattttaaaaattaaaattaaaaaaaaaaaggtctcTTCTTATTTCATGTGGATATGCCAGCTAAAAGGATGGCTTTAGAGAgagaatggaaaaaaaaaaagaaaaaggaattccatgagagagaaattttattttatttttttaaaaaatttactttTTACCTTTTTCCCCCACAGTGGCAGTAGACTGGTCTTCAATAGACCAACAATTTTTTGGACCTTCATTGctacatttctttttcttttttctccttcCATCAATGTTGTCGATTCATATTCTCCACGTAGCTATCCGAACATCttgttatcttttttttttttttttaattttctctaCTGGTTTTCCTTTTACAAAATATCTTCTTCTTGCAAGAATTTTAGCTATTTCAATACTCGTTTTGATTACTATTTGACCtacaaatttataaatattatttgtcTATTTTGTTGGGTGTAGTTTTTTAAATACATTTAGTTTGAAATGTATTTGGagttttgtttttagattttgttaaattgTAATCCGTGTGTATAAGAATTACGTTGcgatagaattgaaaatatAGAGATTGAATTGTAAAAATCTATagataaaattttatatttaacttTAAATAAATGAAAGACCGATGAAAAAGAACATTAAAGTGAATCaaaatatggaaaaatattaacgttttttataatataatattttctatatttataaatatttttaacaagttatgtgattttaaaaatggattaaaatagtaatttaattataaaaagaaaaaaaaggaaagaaagtttattgaaaaaatattgagttgttattattattattattttatatgatAAAGTGGGTGTAATGTACTATTTACCGTTAAATTTAACCCCTTTGATTTGTACTCAGATCACTCGTTGTTCATTCACTCCATCTTTTTGGCGCTTTTTCCCTTTTattttccctttcttcttctttcttcttctttttcttttgttgatttgtttgaagAAGGAGGTGTGTTTAATGTATATTAGAGATTGACAGTGAAGCGAGTCTACTTTTTCTTTGTCTCCTTCTCTTCTCTGTCTCttttcttcattattttacatcCCACATTCCGCAAATTTGTCTTTAATTTCAAACGTAACCCCCCAATTTTCCCCCATTCGTTATCACTTGTTTGCTTTAAAGCAAAATACCATCTCCTTCTACCTTTAATCTTTGTTGGTTTTTGCTTATACCCTTTTGGAATCCTTCCATTTCCCATGGCGGATGAACACCAAGTAGCAGATTTTCAAGCTTTTCTCTCAGATGGGGTTTCGTTTTCTTCAGTTTTCTCTCTGATTTGTTCGTTTTGGAGTAGATTTTGAAGCATTTCTGAGATGGGTTTTGTTGTTTGTCTCTGATCATCTCTGATTTAAACTACCCCATTTGCCTCACATTCCTCTGTTTGTTctctttccatttcttcttGGTCATTTTAGTTTGAAGCTCCCAACTCGGAAAATGAGGGATTTCCCGTCTTGTTTTGGAGAAAATGGTGTTCAAGTTGCCGATTTCTCTTCTTCAAACAATGGTAAGACTGCTCAAAACCTTGTCACTTGTGTTTATCAATGTCGATTACGAGGGCGTTCTTGTCTGATTAGTGTTACTTGGAGTAAAAATCTGATGGGTCAAGGGTTAAGTGTTGGTATTGATGATTCTTCAAATCAATGCCTCTGTAAGGTTGATATTAAGCCTTGGTTGTTCTCTAAAAGAAGAGGGTCTAAAAGTTTAGAAGCTTATGCTTGTAAAATTGACATTTATTGGGACCTCTCTTCTGCAAAATTTGGATCTGGACCTGAACCTTTGGAGGGTTATTATGTGGGAATTGTAGTGGATAAACAAATGGTACTTCTTCTTGGGGATTTGAGAAAAGAAGCTTTTAAAAAGTCCAATTCCTCTCCTGTGCCTTCTTCTGCTGTTTTCATTTCCAAGAAGGAACATATTTTTGGGAAGAAGGTGTTCTGCTCCAAAGCTCAGTTTTGTGACAATGGTCAGATTCACGACATAATTATAGAGTGTGATACAAATGGCGTGACCGAACCGTGCCTGATTCTACGAGTCGATTCAAAGACGGTGTTGCAGGTGAAGAGGCTGCAATGGAAGTTCAGAGGGAATCACACCATCTTGGTTGAAGGGCTTGCAGTTGAAGTGTTTTGGGATGTTCATAGTTGGCTGTTTAGTACATCACCAGGGAATGCTGTTTTTATGTTCAAAACATGTTTGTCTGCTGAAAAGTTGTGGGGAAGTCAACCTGTCTGTGATCCTAATGTCTTGTCCTGGTCTTTCTCTCAGAGATTTTCAGACAGTAAATCACAAGGTCTTGGTTTCTCGTTGATGTTATATGCCTGGAAGAATGAATAGAAGAGTGCTTTGCAGATtattcttttctaatttttaacaagaaaaagaaactcTTAGCTAGTGAGAGATTTTTATTATCTCTTCCCGCTTCGATTACATTCGATCTTTCCCTTTTTCCACCTTCTTGAGTAAACTGAGCCATTTGATTATATGAGAGAGGATTTTGTTATAGTTGGTTGTACATTCTTTCATCCAGTGTTTATGCTTTGTTTGAACTTTATATCACTATTATCAAGTATATATCTAATATATGATCGCTTATTTTAGCTTCTTGCTATTGAATTTGATCCTCCCAAATCATTACTTCTTAGATTTTCTGGGTCGATCTAATCCAGACTCCTTTGGTCGCTCGTAAACATTGTTTCCGCAGTTGAAATTCTAGAAAGGGAAAACTACCACCTTCAACATTCAACATTATGTGCTAACATCGTTTGCTTTGCTGCTTTTGACGACTTCTTGggtttcttttcctctttcttttatTGTAAGAGCTTCTGCTGGTGCAGATAAGCAAGAATTGCAATTTGGTTAGCCATGCCAACTGTTATAGTTTGTGCTTACTTGTTCAGTCTGTTTAGGTTTGCAAGTTTTAGACATGGATGACCTCCAGAAATCCTCTATTTTGTTGAAATGTTGTACTTTCTCCAGAAGACCTTCCATTGCCACGTCAATCATCTAATCGGAATATGGGTTTTTGTGGATCGTTCGATGTAACTTTGTAAATTGATCAAGCATGGTTGGTTGGGCTTTAGATGATAGATCAATCTTCTAAACTTTAGACTTGATCCTTGTGGCCAGTTCTTTGGGTTCTCTGTGATTCAATCGAGTGTTTATCATCCATAAGTCTCAGGTAAGGCTTAAAATCACAAGTTAATTGTTCTTTTTGCTACTTACGTTGTCAACTTATTCTCAAACCTATGGATTTTCGAAAAGTC
It includes:
- the LOC103495897 gene encoding uncharacterized protein LOC103495897: MRDFPSCFGENGVQVADFSSSNNGKTAQNLVTCVYQCRLRGRSCLISVTWSKNLMGQGLSVGIDDSSNQCLCKVDIKPWLFSKRRGSKSLEAYACKIDIYWDLSSAKFGSGPEPLEGYYVGIVVDKQMVLLLGDLRKEAFKKSNSSPVPSSAVFISKKEHIFGKKVFCSKAQFCDNGQIHDIIIECDTNGVTEPCLILRVDSKTVLQVKRLQWKFRGNHTILVEGLAVEVFWDVHSWLFSTSPGNAVFMFKTCLSAEKLWGSQPVCDPNVLSWSFSQRFSDSKSQGLGFSLMLYAWKNE